The Chitiniphilus purpureus sequence TTCTACCACGAGATGAAGGACTCCAACGTCCTTGACAAGGTGGCGATGGTGTACGGCCAGATGAACGAGCCGCCGGGCAACCGGCTGCGCGTGGCGCTGACCGGCCTGACCATGGCCGAGTCGTTCCGCGACGAAGGCCGTGACGTGCTGTTCTTCGTCGACAACATCTACCGTTACACGCTGGCCGGTACCGAAGTGTCCGCGCTGCTGGGCCGGATGCCGTCCGCAGTGGGTTACCAGCCGACGCTGGCCGAGGAGATGGGCGTGCTGCAAGAGCGCATCACCTCGACCAAGACCGGCTCGATCACGTCGATCCAGGCCGTCTACGTGCCTGCGGATGACTTGACCGACCCGTCGCCGGCCACCACCTTCGCCCACTTGGACGCGACCGTGGTGTTGAGCCGGGACATCGCCGCGCTGGGTATCTACCCGGCCGTCGACCCGCTGTCCTCGACCAGCCGCCAGCTCGATCCGCAAGTGGTGGGCGACGAGCACTACTACGTGGCGCGTGGCGTGCAGCAGACGCTGCAGAAGTACAAGGAGCTGCAGGACATCATCGCGATCCTGGGCATGGATGAACTGTCCCCCGAGGACAAGCTCACCGTGTCCCGTGCACGCAAGATCCAGCGCTTCCTGTCGCAGCCGTTCCATGTGGCCGAAGTGTTCACCGGCTCGCCGGGCAAGTATGTGCCGCTCAAGGAAACCCTCAAGGGCTTCAAGGGCATTCTCAACGGCGATTACGATCACCTCCCCGAGCAGGCCTTCTATATGGTCGGCGGCATCGAGGAAGCGCTCGAAAAAGCCAAGACCTTGCAATAAGGGGATAGGCGATGGCCATGACCATGCATGTGGACGTGGTGAGCGCCGAGGAACTGATCTATTCCGGCACGGCCGAGTTCATCTCGGCCCCTGCCGAGAAGGGCGAGATCGGTATC is a genomic window containing:
- the atpD gene encoding F0F1 ATP synthase subunit beta, whose translation is MSQGKIVQIIGPVVDVEFPRDSLPKVYDALKLADQELTLEVQQQLGDGVVRAIAMGSTDGLKRGLAVGNTGNPISVPVGPKTLGRIMDVLGNPVDEAGPIGAEGTRAIHQAAPKFDELNQTVDLLETGIKVIDLVCPFAKGGKVGLFGGAGVGKTVNMMELINNIAKAHSGLSVFAGVGERTREGNDFYHEMKDSNVLDKVAMVYGQMNEPPGNRLRVALTGLTMAESFRDEGRDVLFFVDNIYRYTLAGTEVSALLGRMPSAVGYQPTLAEEMGVLQERITSTKTGSITSIQAVYVPADDLTDPSPATTFAHLDATVVLSRDIAALGIYPAVDPLSSTSRQLDPQVVGDEHYYVARGVQQTLQKYKELQDIIAILGMDELSPEDKLTVSRARKIQRFLSQPFHVAEVFTGSPGKYVPLKETLKGFKGILNGDYDHLPEQAFYMVGGIEEALEKAKTLQ